Proteins co-encoded in one Malus sylvestris chromosome 7, drMalSylv7.2, whole genome shotgun sequence genomic window:
- the LOC126628383 gene encoding serine/threonine-protein kinase BLUS1-like gives MATSSSSSSHQDNPQKVQFPLDSAAYENLQQIGSGNKAVVYKAVCIPMNSAIVAIKSVDLDQSTADFESKLHDTKTLSLSHPNILSNHCSFTTAERRLWVVMPFMAFGSLQSIIISSPAFPQGLPEPCIAVFLKETLNAMSYLHGQGHAHGDIKPGNILVDSDGSVKLADFGVSASFYGADHSTGTNDTSATPTGTNDTLAMPDRVVPYGDGCKVDIWAFGIMALELARGCPPLSGLPPLLESQILKVKNRYQFSDYENIIKDFKNKEYSVAFKDLVGSCLDQDPAKRPASETLLKHSFFDNCRGKDFLVETVLRRLESVEERFNKRNRGLGDLLGKAEYGGDQAKVGP, from the coding sequence ATGGCgacttcttcgtcttcttcctccCACCAAGATAATCCACAAAAGGTCCAATTCCCGTTGGACTCCGCCGCGTATGAAAACCTCCAACAAATTGGCTCTGGCAACAAGGCTGTCGTCTACAAGGCCGTCTGCATCCCCATGAACTCTGCAATCGTCGCAATAAAGTCCGTCGACCTCGACCAATCCACGGCCGATTTCGAGAGCAAGCTCCACGACACCAAGACTCTGTCTCTTTCCCACCCCAACATTCTCAGCAACCATTGCTCCTTCACCACCGCCGAGCGCCGGCTCTGGGTGGTAATGCCGTTCATGGCCTTCGGCTCTCTGCAGTCCATAATAATCTCCTCCCCTGCTTTCCCGCAAGGATTACCAGAGCCCTGCATTGCTGTCTTCCTGAAAGAGACGCTAAACGCCATGTCGTATCTCCATGGCCAGGGACACGCCCACGGCGACATCAAGCCCGGAAACATCTTGGTTGACTCTGATGGGTCCGTTAAGCTGGCCGATTTTGGGGTCTCTGCTTCTTTCTACGGCGCCGATCATTCAACTGGAACAAACGACACTTCGGCAACGCCAACTGGGACAAACGACACTTTGGCAATGCCGGATAGGGTGGTGCCCTACGGAGATGGATGCAAGGTGGATATCTGGGCATTTGGGATCATGGCACTGGAATTGGCTCGCGGCTGTCCTCCCCTGTCTGGCCTGCCACCGTTATTGGAATCTCAGATTCTAAAGGTCAAGAACAGGTACCAGTTTTCTGACTACGAAAACatcatcaaagatttcaagAACAAGGAGTACTCTGTGGCTTTCAAGGACTTGGTGGGTTCTTGCCTTGATCAAGACCCAGCGAAGAGGCCGGCGTCAGAGACGCTGCTGAAGCACTCGTTTTTCGATAACTGCAGGGGCAAGGATTTTCTGGTGGAGACTGTGCTTCGGCGTTTGGAGAGCGTTGAGGAGAGGTTCAATAAAAGAAATAGGGGTTTGGGTGACTTGTTGGGCAAGGCAGAATATGGAGGTGATCAAGCTAAAGTTGGACCCTAA
- the LOC126628395 gene encoding serine/threonine-protein kinase BLUS1-like, which produces MATSSSSSSHHDNPQKVQFPLDSAAYKNLEKIGFGGKAVVYKAICVPRNSAIVAIKSVDLNQSTADFQSKLRGTKTFSLSHPNILSHHCSFTTADRRLWVVMPFMAFGSLESIISSSAFLQGLPEPCIAVVLKETLNAMSYLHGQGHVHGDIKPGNILVDSDGSVKLANFGVSASFYGADHSTGTNYTSATPYGVAPNGGGCKADILAFGKTAIDLADGGSPMSRLPLFLESEILKVKKRYQFSDCENIIKDFKTKKYSVAFLDLMGSCLDQDPTKRPAAETLLKHSFFHNCRGKDFLAETMLRRLESVEERLKKRNWGLGDLLDPNESD; this is translated from the exons ATGGCGACTTCTTCGTCTTCCTCCTCCCACCATGATAACCCACAAAAGGTTCAATTCCCGTTGGACTCCGCCGCGTACAAAAACCTCGAAAAAATTGGCTTCGGCGGCAAGGCCGTCGTCTACAAGGCCATCTGCGTTCCCAGGAACTCTGCAATCGTCGCAATCAAATCCGTCGACCTCAATCAATCCACGGCCGATTTCCAGAGCAAGCTACGCGGCACCAAGACTTTTTCTCTTTCCCACCCCAACATTCTCAGCCACCATTGCTCCTTCACCACCGCTGACCGCCGTCTCTGGGTGGTCATGCCGTTCATGGCCTTCGGTTCTCTGGAGTCCATAATCTCCTCCTCTGCTTTCCTGCAAGGATTACCAGAGCCCTGCATTGCTGTCGTCCTGAAAGAGACGCTAAACGCCATGTCGTATCTCCATGGCCAGGGACACGTCCACGGCGACATCAAGCCCGGAAAC ATCTTGGTCGACTCTGATGGGTCCGTTAAGCTCGCCAATTTCGGGGTCTCTGCTTCTTTCTACGGTGCCGATCATTCAACTGGGACAAACTACACTTCGGCAACGCCTTATGGGGTGGCGCCCAATGGAGGTGGATGCAAGGCGGATATCTTGGCATTTGGGAAGACGGCTATCGATTTGGCTGACGGTGGCTCTCCTATGTCTCGCCTGCCGCTGTTTTTGGAGTCTGAGATTCTGAAGGTCAAGAAGAGGTACCAGTTTTCAGATTGCGAAAACatcatcaaagatttcaagACCAAGAAGTACTCTGTGGCTTTCCTGGACTTGATGGGTTCTTGCCTTGATCAGGACCCTACGAAGAGGCCGGCAGCAGAGACGCTGCTGAAGCACTCGTTTTTCCACAACTGCAGGGGCAAGGATTTTCTGGCGGAGACTATGCTTCGGCGTTTGGAGAGCGTTGAGGAGAGGTTGAAGAAAAGAAATTGGGGTTTGGGTGACTTGTTGGACCCTAATGAAAGTGATTAG